The following proteins are co-located in the Syntrophobacterales bacterium genome:
- a CDS encoding radical SAM protein, translated as MDEPFEQGPIRPPSEANSLLLRLTRNCPWNRCAFCSSYKDARFSLRGFEDIRHDIDNMSAIADRLRTLSVREGEKGRISEEIIRMVWDRRPLYGEYERALALWLYYGGESVFLQDADSLAMKTGDVIIILQYLRRAFPSIRRITTYCRSHTAARKSVAELQGLKEAGLTRIHVGLESGSDRVLKMINKGATAALHIAAGTRIKAAGISLSEYVIPGLGGTDHSRENASETARVINEIDPDFVRLRTLHVVQGTPLAEMMQKGVFTPPGDEGILREISEFIYCLTGIGSTIVSDHILNLLEEVQGKMPDDKEKMLNAIERYFALSEQKRRIFRLGRRRGLYRNLDDLSAGQTYRELQEIVDYYEKQGKGFADKKISSLMNDYI; from the coding sequence ATGGATGAACCCTTTGAACAGGGGCCGATTCGTCCGCCCAGCGAGGCCAACAGCCTGCTTTTGCGCCTTACCCGCAACTGCCCGTGGAACCGTTGCGCGTTTTGCAGCAGCTACAAGGATGCGCGTTTTTCGCTCCGGGGTTTTGAGGATATCCGCCATGACATTGACAACATGTCGGCAATTGCCGACAGGCTGCGGACCCTTTCCGTGCGCGAAGGGGAAAAGGGGCGTATTTCGGAAGAAATAATCCGCATGGTTTGGGATCGTCGCCCTCTCTATGGTGAATACGAACGAGCGCTTGCCCTGTGGCTCTATTACGGCGGGGAGTCCGTATTTCTGCAGGATGCGGACTCACTCGCGATGAAAACGGGCGATGTCATAATCATCCTCCAATACCTGCGCCGCGCCTTTCCCTCCATCCGCAGAATCACGACCTATTGCCGCTCTCATACCGCCGCGCGCAAATCAGTTGCCGAGCTGCAGGGCCTTAAGGAGGCCGGCTTGACCAGAATTCATGTGGGCTTGGAAAGCGGTTCCGACAGGGTGTTGAAGATGATCAACAAAGGCGCGACCGCGGCCCTGCACATCGCAGCGGGAACCAGGATTAAGGCCGCAGGGATTTCGTTAAGCGAGTATGTAATCCCCGGTCTGGGCGGAACGGATCATTCCCGGGAAAACGCCTCCGAGACAGCAAGGGTTATAAACGAGATCGATCCGGATTTTGTGCGTCTGCGCACCTTGCACGTTGTGCAGGGAACGCCGCTTGCGGAAATGATGCAAAAGGGGGTGTTCACGCCGCCCGGCGACGAGGGTATTCTCCGGGAAATTAGCGAATTCATTTATTGTTTAACTGGCATCGGTTCGACGATAGTCAGCGATCACATCCTGAACCTGCTGGAGGAGGTCCAGGGCAAGATGCCGGATGACAAAGAGAAGATGCTCAATGCAATTGAGCGATATTTTGCCCTTTCCGAACAAAAACGGCGGATCTTTCGTCTGGGAAGAAGAAGAGGCCTTTACAGGAACCTGGACGATTTATCTGCTGGCCAAACCTATCGGGAATTGCAGGAAATTGTGGATTATTATGAAAAGCAGGGCAAAGGGTTTGCCGA